A genomic segment from Orientia tsutsugamushi str. Boryong encodes:
- a CDS encoding type IV secretion system protein, with protein sequence MQSKIIKFAIIAVCIAVVSFILMLFGALRSGDDCWYRYNADGQDLDVIRLTQNVRASGQYDSLRLGGIVDPSKPCGLWIKSDFYVSVHEENGQLKPVNIDFLIDGTVSLCQAYLPKNALTCKLKYNDGKECNISDINKFFNGEKSDCIEDCEDNTDDSGNLIPIPRILDPGDGLPVILKANVGEWRNLAQVSAGDEIEVKIGRNQNFSHGGVENTEIGYAYSRPEFDWFNDTSLDWQKGTNDTFGIIKRTKQVRADCQEGKKNYSPLCGRYSPWGEGDNYIKQCDECKGCTCEDCGMKPKCPGSKPVCPAPECEMAGSHGWFSKHFAVFNSELGKDKCFYTGTVKDIFGGKDCPEKYLLDCKRAVLADGLPEEYRDDGTRTVPATLTEQDRNDIKSLGRIACSNRLDEQLVKNRQKVYSWRSATYATDLKYRFSSVQDKDSILGNKCKSDFPSGKDLATGCYGITKVNQDLIIYKDQISETLFSGPRYLQYMIRPDINIESMKNSVGGYVLYLKQNSCVRKSGVAFDDSKFHGRGKILYAIVPAGVDVNKLKSHELDVYTTGSLDVKVEDLVGKAKISSSQSGYIWFKILNDEKDYKASVGEYKITMSTIVPRGKFISKVLNPIIRIFENKIANASKTMFKNITCYQQNDKSRCTNFFNYIRAMLTLYIMGCGFAFMLGAVNFTAKELVIRIVKVIIVSGLINEGTFNFFNAYLYDLIMNFSKQLMVNVSGYEYDQNIGTFLFLDELMSKIFFNKTFYVQLLSLLSMGLMGVVYYIIIFVPIILIIISLLKTIMVYLVSTTAVALLVGLAPLFLSFMLFNRTWYLFDNWVRMLFRYLIEPVILMAGITILTQLFIVYLDFVLGYSVCWKCAIVFKLPKIDALGGVLGSYGGQELFCINWFGPWGYDNRADNNIGLAMNYIIALVIIAYCMYSYIDFSSLMVDILTAGGAGGIAPSVGHVAPQVWDTAVQWTEKAVMKVASIGKKGSFAVRKGIGKGISHAKSKYSSSQTEKSKDKDNVVNRRTNLENKSLNDKRGSAIRGKNSNVENVKPNQNTYLRVNNQEIDLNSPKPSHNESSVRRHDLNKKNFENND encoded by the coding sequence ATGCAATCTAAAATTATCAAATTTGCAATTATAGCAGTTTGTATAGCTGTAGTAAGTTTTATCTTAATGCTTTTTGGCGCATTAAGATCAGGCGATGATTGTTGGTACCGTTATAATGCAGATGGGCAAGATTTAGATGTTATTCGATTAACTCAGAATGTTAGAGCTTCTGGACAATATGATAGCTTGCGCCTTGGAGGAATAGTTGATCCAAGTAAGCCATGTGGTCTTTGGATAAAATCAGATTTTTATGTTTCAGTACATGAAGAAAATGGGCAATTAAAACCTGTAAATATTGATTTTCTTATTGATGGAACAGTGAGCCTTTGTCAGGCATACTTACCAAAAAATGCTTTAACTTGTAAGCTGAAATATAATGATGGTAAAGAATGTAATATTAGTGATATTAATAAATTTTTTAATGGAGAGAAGAGTGATTGTATAGAAGATTGTGAAGATAATACTGATGATAGTGGTAATCTTATTCCTATTCCTAGAATTTTAGATCCAGGCGATGGTTTACCAGTAATATTAAAGGCGAATGTTGGAGAGTGGCGTAATCTTGCTCAGGTATCTGCTGGTGATGAAATAGAAGTCAAAATTGGTAGAAATCAAAATTTTAGTCACGGAGGGGTTGAGAATACCGAAATAGGCTATGCTTATAGTAGACCAGAATTTGATTGGTTTAACGATACAAGTCTAGATTGGCAAAAGGGTACTAATGATACTTTTGGTATAATTAAAAGGACTAAGCAGGTTAGAGCTGATTGTCAAGAAGGAAAAAAGAATTATAGTCCACTATGCGGAAGGTATTCTCCATGGGGAGAAGGTGATAATTATATCAAACAGTGTGATGAATGTAAAGGATGTACTTGTGAAGATTGTGGTATGAAACCAAAATGTCCAGGATCAAAGCCGGTATGCCCAGCACCTGAGTGTGAAATGGCAGGTTCACATGGATGGTTTTCTAAGCACTTTGCAGTATTTAACTCAGAACTTGGTAAAGACAAATGTTTTTATACAGGTACTGTTAAAGATATTTTTGGAGGAAAAGATTGTCCAGAGAAATATTTGCTAGATTGCAAGCGTGCTGTTTTAGCCGATGGACTGCCTGAAGAATATCGTGATGATGGTACTAGGACAGTACCTGCAACTTTAACTGAGCAAGATAGAAATGATATTAAGAGTTTAGGTAGAATAGCTTGCTCTAATCGACTAGATGAACAATTAGTAAAAAATAGACAAAAAGTTTACTCTTGGAGGTCTGCTACTTATGCTACTGATTTAAAGTATCGCTTTAGTAGTGTACAGGACAAAGATTCTATATTAGGCAATAAATGTAAAAGTGATTTTCCTTCAGGTAAGGATTTAGCTACTGGTTGTTATGGAATAACTAAAGTAAATCAGGATTTAATAATATATAAAGATCAGATTTCAGAAACGTTATTTAGTGGACCAAGATACTTACAATATATGATTCGACCTGATATTAATATTGAAAGTATGAAAAATAGTGTTGGAGGATATGTATTATATTTAAAACAAAATTCATGTGTTAGAAAGTCTGGAGTTGCTTTTGATGATAGTAAATTTCATGGTCGAGGAAAAATATTATACGCGATAGTACCTGCAGGAGTAGATGTAAATAAACTAAAATCACATGAGCTTGATGTATATACTACAGGATCACTTGATGTAAAGGTTGAAGATTTAGTAGGTAAAGCTAAAATCAGTTCTTCGCAGTCAGGGTACATTTGGTTTAAAATTCTAAATGATGAAAAAGATTATAAAGCTAGTGTTGGTGAATATAAAATTACTATGAGTACCATAGTACCTAGAGGAAAGTTTATAAGTAAAGTGTTAAATCCAATAATAAGGATATTTGAGAATAAAATTGCTAATGCTTCAAAGACAATGTTTAAAAATATAACTTGTTATCAACAGAATGATAAGTCTAGATGTACAAATTTCTTTAATTACATTAGGGCAATGTTAACTCTTTATATTATGGGTTGTGGGTTTGCATTTATGCTAGGAGCAGTTAATTTTACTGCTAAAGAATTAGTTATTAGAATTGTCAAGGTAATAATTGTTAGTGGGCTGATAAATGAGGGGACTTTTAATTTTTTTAATGCTTATCTATATGATTTGATTATGAATTTTAGCAAACAGTTAATGGTTAATGTATCAGGGTATGAGTATGATCAAAATATAGGAACATTTCTATTTTTAGATGAATTGATGAGTAAAATATTTTTTAATAAAACATTTTATGTTCAGTTATTATCTCTTTTAAGTATGGGGCTAATGGGAGTAGTTTATTATATTATAATATTTGTTCCTATAATTTTGATAATTATATCTTTGTTAAAGACTATTATGGTATATTTGGTATCAACTACTGCTGTTGCTTTATTGGTAGGACTTGCGCCATTATTTCTTTCTTTTATGCTTTTTAATAGAACTTGGTATTTATTTGATAATTGGGTTAGAATGCTATTTCGGTATTTAATAGAGCCAGTTATATTAATGGCAGGAATAACAATTTTAACTCAGCTTTTTATTGTTTACTTAGATTTTGTGCTCGGATATAGCGTTTGCTGGAAATGTGCTATAGTATTTAAGCTTCCAAAAATAGATGCATTAGGAGGTGTACTAGGTAGCTATGGTGGGCAAGAGTTATTTTGTATAAATTGGTTTGGTCCATGGGGGTATGATAATAGAGCTGATAATAACATAGGATTAGCAATGAATTATATTATTGCTTTAGTAATTATTGCTTACTGTATGTATAGTTACATTGACTTTTCAAGTTTAATGGTGGATATTCTTACAGCTGGAGGCGCTGGAGGGATTGCGCCTTCTGTAGGCCATGTTGCACCTCAAGTTTGGGATACTGCAGTACAATGGACTGAAAAGGCTGTTATGAAGGTGGCATCGATAGGTAAAAAAGGTAGCTTTGCGGTACGGAAAGGAATAGGTAAGGGGATATCTCATGCAAAAAGTAAGTATTCAAGTTCACAAACTGAAAAGTCTAAAGATAAAGATAATGTGGTTAATAGAAGAACCAATCTTGAAAATAAAAGCCTAAATGACAAAAGAGGCTCTGCTATTAGAGGAAAAAATAGCAATGTTGAGAATGTAAAGCCTAACCAGAATACTTACCTAAGGGTGAATAATCAAGAAATTGATTTGAATAGCCCAAAACCATCGCATAATGAATCTTCTGTTAGAAGGCATGATTTGAATAAGAAAAATTTTGAGAATAATGACTAA